In one window of Agrobacterium larrymoorei DNA:
- the plsY gene encoding glycerol-3-phosphate 1-O-acyltransferase PlsY has translation MTALTVWQTAPALLALAAIIGYLLGSIPFGLLLTRAAGLGDVRKIGSGNIGATNVLRTGNKKLAAATLLCDALKGTAAVLIAHSLWGFEASLVAGFFAFLGHLFPVWLGFKGGKGVAVYIGVLLGAAPLMMLAFAAIWLITAFVTKYSSLSALVAMLVIPVALWILGPEKTALLVTLLSVISWFMHRENIKRLLAGTESKIGKKG, from the coding sequence ATGACTGCTTTGACCGTCTGGCAGACCGCGCCAGCACTCTTGGCGCTTGCCGCCATCATTGGTTATTTGCTCGGCTCCATCCCATTCGGCTTGCTGCTGACGCGCGCGGCGGGGCTTGGGGATGTTCGCAAGATCGGTTCCGGTAACATTGGGGCGACAAATGTCTTGCGTACCGGCAACAAGAAGCTGGCGGCAGCGACGCTTCTTTGCGATGCCTTGAAGGGTACGGCGGCGGTGCTGATTGCGCATTCGCTCTGGGGCTTTGAGGCTTCGCTGGTTGCGGGCTTCTTTGCTTTTCTCGGCCATCTGTTTCCAGTCTGGCTGGGGTTCAAAGGCGGCAAGGGCGTGGCCGTTTATATCGGCGTTCTGCTGGGTGCTGCACCGCTGATGATGCTGGCATTCGCGGCCATCTGGCTGATCACGGCTTTCGTTACGAAATATTCTTCTCTATCCGCGCTGGTTGCAATGCTTGTCATTCCGGTTGCATTGTGGATATTAGGTCCGGAGAAAACGGCGCTTCTGGTGACGCTGCTGAGTGTGATTTCCTGGTTCATGCACCGGGAAAACATCAAGCGGCTGCTGGCGGGCACGGAAAGCAAGATCGGTAAGAAGGGTTGA
- the dprA gene encoding DNA-processing protein DprA, with protein sequence MPHDGETRRGIALTERQKFAWLRLIRSDNIGPVTFRELINHFGSAEKALEALPDLARRGGGARSPRIAAAADVERELETADRFGARFVGIGEPDYPPALREIDGAPPLIAMKGSGQTVVRHSFGIVGSRNASINGAKFAAMLARQCGQAGYTIASGLARGIDAAAHSASLSTGTVAMLAGGLDKPYPPENFRLLDEIYANGGATISEMPFGWEPRARDFPRRNRLIAGVSLGVLIVEAAERSGSLITARLAGEFGRLVFAVPGSPLDSRCHGTNRLIKDGAMLVTEAADILDALSPLIEPRLPLQHVAKERIEEGDMSPPGDDERTIIAQALGPSPVETDDIIRHTGLPAATVYLVLLELDIAGRLNRHSGGRVSLIMAD encoded by the coding sequence ATGCCGCATGACGGCGAGACGAGGCGCGGCATCGCGCTGACGGAACGGCAGAAATTTGCCTGGTTGCGGCTGATCCGTAGCGACAATATCGGCCCGGTCACCTTCCGGGAACTCATCAATCATTTCGGTAGCGCGGAAAAAGCGCTGGAAGCCTTGCCCGATCTGGCGCGGCGCGGCGGCGGTGCGCGCAGTCCGCGCATTGCGGCAGCAGCAGATGTGGAACGAGAGCTTGAAACGGCGGATCGTTTCGGCGCGCGTTTTGTCGGTATAGGCGAGCCGGATTATCCGCCTGCCCTTCGAGAAATCGATGGCGCCCCTCCTCTGATTGCCATGAAGGGATCCGGGCAGACGGTCGTTCGCCACTCGTTCGGTATTGTCGGCTCGCGCAACGCCTCCATCAACGGCGCGAAATTCGCCGCCATGCTGGCGCGCCAATGCGGACAGGCGGGTTATACCATCGCCTCCGGCCTTGCGCGCGGCATAGATGCGGCAGCACATTCCGCCAGTCTCTCGACCGGAACGGTTGCCATGCTGGCAGGCGGGCTGGACAAGCCCTACCCGCCTGAAAACTTTCGGCTGCTGGATGAAATCTATGCCAATGGCGGCGCCACCATCAGCGAGATGCCATTCGGCTGGGAGCCACGCGCGCGGGATTTTCCACGCCGTAACCGGTTGATTGCAGGTGTCTCACTGGGCGTCCTGATCGTGGAGGCAGCGGAACGCTCCGGCTCCTTGATCACCGCGCGGCTTGCGGGCGAGTTCGGGCGTCTGGTCTTTGCCGTGCCGGGCTCACCGCTGGATTCCCGGTGCCATGGCACCAACCGGCTGATCAAGGATGGCGCGATGCTGGTTACGGAAGCAGCCGATATTCTCGATGCGCTCTCGCCGCTCATCGAACCGCGGCTTCCGCTACAACATGTCGCCAAGGAACGCATCGAGGAGGGAGACATGTCTCCACCCGGAGATGATGAGCGCACAATCATCGCTCAGGCACTCGGCCCCTCGCCTGTCGAAACCGACGATATCATCCGCCATACCGGCCTTCCAGCAGCGACGGTTTATCTCGTGCTTCTGGAGCTGGATATTGCCGGTCGTTTAAACCGGCATTCCGGTGGTCGGGTTTCGCTGATCATGGCCGACTGA
- the topA gene encoding type I DNA topoisomerase, with protein sequence MKVVVVESPGKIKSINKYLGSGYKVMASFGHVRDLPAKDGSVLPDQDFEMSWEVDSASQKRIKDIADAVKSADGLVLATDPDREGEAISWHVLDILKKKKVLGDKTVERVVFNAITKKAVLDAMAQPRSIDVPLVDAYLARRALDYLVGFNLSPVLWRKLPGARSAGRVQSVALRLVCDRESEIERFVSEEYWNISALLKTPRGDDFEAKLVMADGKRLQSKSIKTGDDATRLKTLLEGATYVVDTVEAKPVKRNPGPPFTTSTLQQAASSRLGFGASRTMQVAQKLYEGIEIGGETAGLITYMRTDGVQIAPEAIDAARRAIGDQFGARYVPEKARFYSTKAKNAQEAHEAIRPTDFTRTPDSIKRFLDPDQFRLYDLIWKRGIASQMASAEIERTTVEILAENKGDKAGLRAVGSVIRFDGFIAAYTDQKEDGEQEDDGEDGGRLPQINARENVAKQKINASQHFTEPPPRYSEASLIKKMEELGIGRPSTYAATLKTLSDREYIIVDKRKLIPHSRGRLVTAFLESFFTKYVEYDFTADLEEKLDRISAGELDWKQVLRDFWKDFFAQIEDTKELRVTNVLDALNEVLAPLVFPKREDGSDPRICQVCGTGNLSLKLGKYGAFVGCSNYPECNYTRQLTSDGAEAEAAALNEPKALGADPMTGEELTLRSGRFGPYIQRGEGKDAKRSSLPKGWKPEEIDHEKALALINLPRDIGKHPESGKMISAGIGRYGPFLMHDGGYANLESVEDVFSIGLNRAVTVIAEKKAAPGRGRGSTPAALKSLGDHPDGGAITVRDGRFGPYVNWGKVNATIPKAQAPDTVTLDEALVLIAERIAKTGTGGKPTKAKKAPAKKATADGEAKPKATKAKAATKTKAAAKPKTAAKTKKAAS encoded by the coding sequence ATGAAGGTTGTCGTAGTCGAATCCCCCGGCAAGATTAAGAGCATCAACAAGTATCTTGGCTCTGGCTATAAGGTCATGGCATCGTTCGGCCACGTCCGCGATCTGCCAGCCAAGGACGGCTCCGTGCTGCCGGATCAGGATTTCGAAATGTCCTGGGAAGTGGATAGCGCTTCGCAGAAACGCATCAAGGATATTGCCGACGCCGTGAAAAGCGCCGATGGCCTCGTTCTCGCAACCGACCCGGATCGCGAAGGCGAAGCCATTTCATGGCACGTGCTCGATATTCTGAAAAAGAAGAAGGTGCTTGGCGACAAGACCGTTGAGCGTGTGGTGTTCAACGCCATCACCAAGAAGGCCGTGCTGGATGCGATGGCGCAGCCGCGCAGCATCGACGTGCCGCTGGTGGACGCTTATCTCGCCCGCCGCGCGCTGGATTACCTCGTCGGCTTCAATCTTTCTCCGGTTCTGTGGCGCAAGCTGCCGGGCGCCCGTTCGGCTGGCCGCGTACAGTCCGTGGCACTTCGCCTCGTCTGCGACCGTGAATCCGAAATCGAGCGTTTCGTTTCGGAAGAATACTGGAATATCTCCGCACTTCTGAAGACACCGCGCGGTGACGACTTCGAAGCCAAGCTGGTCATGGCCGATGGCAAGCGCCTGCAGAGCAAGTCCATCAAGACCGGCGACGATGCGACTCGCCTGAAGACGCTGCTGGAAGGCGCGACTTACGTGGTCGATACGGTCGAGGCAAAGCCCGTCAAGCGCAACCCCGGCCCTCCCTTCACCACGTCCACGCTTCAGCAGGCCGCATCCTCGCGCCTCGGCTTCGGCGCTTCACGCACCATGCAGGTGGCGCAGAAGCTTTATGAAGGCATCGAAATCGGTGGCGAAACCGCCGGTCTGATCACCTATATGCGTACCGACGGTGTGCAGATCGCGCCGGAAGCCATCGACGCTGCCCGTCGTGCAATCGGCGATCAGTTCGGTGCGCGCTACGTGCCGGAAAAAGCACGCTTCTATTCGACCAAGGCGAAGAATGCCCAGGAAGCGCACGAAGCGATCCGCCCCACGGATTTCACCCGCACGCCAGACAGTATCAAGCGCTTCCTCGATCCGGACCAGTTCCGTCTTTACGACCTGATCTGGAAGCGCGGCATTGCCAGCCAAATGGCGTCTGCCGAAATCGAGCGCACGACGGTCGAAATCCTTGCGGAAAACAAGGGCGATAAGGCTGGCCTTCGCGCCGTTGGCTCCGTCATCCGTTTCGATGGCTTCATTGCCGCCTATACGGACCAGAAGGAAGATGGCGAACAGGAAGACGATGGCGAAGACGGTGGCCGCCTGCCGCAGATCAATGCGCGCGAGAATGTCGCCAAGCAGAAGATCAACGCCAGCCAGCACTTCACCGAGCCGCCACCGCGTTACTCGGAAGCATCGCTGATCAAGAAGATGGAAGAGCTCGGCATCGGTCGTCCTTCCACCTATGCCGCGACGCTGAAGACGCTGAGCGACCGCGAATATATCATAGTCGACAAGCGCAAGCTGATCCCGCATTCGCGCGGAAGGCTGGTGACGGCGTTCCTCGAAAGCTTCTTCACCAAATATGTGGAGTATGATTTCACCGCCGATCTGGAAGAAAAGCTGGACCGTATTTCCGCAGGCGAACTGGACTGGAAGCAGGTTCTCCGCGATTTCTGGAAGGACTTCTTCGCCCAGATCGAAGACACCAAGGAACTGCGCGTCACCAACGTTCTGGACGCGCTGAACGAAGTTTTGGCACCGCTGGTCTTCCCCAAGCGCGAAGACGGTTCCGATCCGCGCATCTGCCAGGTTTGCGGCACGGGCAATCTCTCGCTGAAGCTCGGCAAATACGGCGCTTTCGTCGGCTGCTCCAACTACCCGGAGTGCAACTACACCCGCCAGCTGACCTCGGATGGTGCGGAGGCAGAAGCCGCCGCCCTCAACGAGCCGAAGGCGCTTGGCGCGGACCCGATGACGGGCGAAGAGCTGACGCTCCGCTCTGGCCGTTTCGGGCCTTATATCCAGCGCGGCGAAGGCAAGGATGCCAAGCGTTCTTCCCTGCCAAAGGGGTGGAAGCCGGAAGAGATCGATCACGAAAAGGCACTGGCGCTCATCAACCTGCCTCGCGATATCGGCAAGCATCCCGAAAGCGGCAAGATGATTTCTGCTGGTATCGGTCGCTATGGGCCGTTCCTGATGCATGATGGCGGCTATGCCAATCTCGAGAGCGTGGAGGACGTGTTCTCCATCGGCCTCAACCGCGCCGTCACCGTCATTGCGGAAAAGAAAGCGGCACCGGGTCGCGGTCGCGGCTCTACACCAGCGGCGCTGAAATCGCTTGGCGATCACCCCGATGGCGGCGCGATCACCGTTCGCGATGGCCGTTTCGGGCCTTACGTGAATTGGGGCAAGGTCAACGCCACCATCCCCAAGGCTCAGGCCCCAGATACGGTAACGCTGGATGAGGCTTTGGTGCTGATCGCAGAGCGCATTGCCAAAACCGGCACCGGCGGCAAGCCCACCAAGGCGAAAAAGGCTCCAGCCAAGAAGGCGACGGCTGACGGCGAAGCAAAGCCGAAGGCAACCAAGGCAAAGGCCGCTACCAAAACCAAGGCAGCCGCCAAGCCGAAGACAGCAGCAAAAACCAAGAAAGCAGCATCGTGA
- the rnr gene encoding ribonuclease R: MSKAPRQKQNSANDGFGRTARSKRVNEGEGIIHGEVPPREVLLKFIAEHPQQASKREIAKAFGLKGDDRVVLKALLKELETDGMVQKNRKSLMRPGGLPPVTVLDITTRDKDGELIGRPAEWPDDQGAAPAVLIRQTSQDRGKKAPAVGLNDRILAKIFPSKDRVGPAYTARVIKIIDRRQNALLGVFRLSPGGGGRLMPIDRRGEELVIDPEGVNDAKDGDLIEVDVSRNSGRYGLKRASVLSVIGSVASEKAISMIAIYAHGIPHIFPQNVLAEADDAKPASMSHREDWRDLPLITIDPADAKDHDDAVYAEPDPSPDNPDGVIVTVAIADVSYYVRSGSPLDREALKRGNSVYFPDRVVPMLPERISNDLCSLKEGVDRPAIAVRMVFSKEGRKASHTFHRIMMKSAAKLSYQQAQAAIDGKPDDKTGPLLEPILKPLWHAYEIMKRGRDRRQPLELDMPERKILLRSDGTVDQVIIPERLDAHKLIEEMMIQANVAAAETLEKKKQPLIYRIHDAPTLAKQETLREFLATLSISMAKGGQVRANSFNGILARAVDTPHQIMVNEMVLRSQSQAIYSPENIGHFGLNLLKYAHFTSPIRRYADLIVHRALVGSLGLGEGGITPQEEATLDDIAAEISTFERRAMAAERDTINRLIAHHLSERVGEEFEGRVGGVTKAGLFVALPQFGADGFVPISTLGMDYFIYDEAHQALTGEKTGLGYQLGDTVQVRLAEAVPLAGALRFEILSEGRKMPAATRSFHKATRKGGRNTAKPGTRPPRKRR; the protein is encoded by the coding sequence GTGAGTAAAGCGCCGCGTCAGAAACAGAATTCCGCAAATGACGGTTTCGGACGCACCGCCCGCTCGAAGCGTGTGAACGAGGGCGAAGGCATTATCCATGGCGAGGTGCCTCCCCGCGAAGTGCTTTTGAAGTTCATTGCCGAACACCCGCAGCAGGCATCCAAGCGCGAAATTGCCAAGGCTTTCGGCCTCAAGGGCGATGATCGCGTGGTGCTTAAAGCACTGCTGAAGGAACTCGAAACCGATGGCATGGTGCAGAAGAACCGCAAGTCGCTGATGCGCCCGGGCGGTCTGCCGCCTGTCACGGTTCTCGATATCACAACCCGTGACAAGGATGGCGAACTGATCGGTCGGCCTGCGGAATGGCCGGATGATCAGGGTGCCGCACCCGCCGTTCTCATCCGCCAGACCTCGCAGGATCGCGGCAAGAAGGCGCCTGCCGTCGGCCTCAACGACCGCATTCTGGCAAAGATCTTTCCGTCCAAGGACCGCGTCGGACCGGCCTATACGGCCCGCGTCATCAAGATCATCGACCGTCGCCAGAACGCGCTTCTCGGCGTGTTCAGACTTTCGCCCGGCGGCGGTGGCCGTCTGATGCCGATCGATCGGCGCGGCGAGGAACTGGTCATCGATCCGGAAGGCGTCAATGATGCGAAGGACGGAGACCTGATCGAGGTCGACGTATCGCGCAACAGCGGACGCTACGGCCTGAAGCGCGCAAGCGTGCTTTCCGTCATCGGCTCCGTGGCCTCGGAAAAGGCGATCTCGATGATCGCCATCTATGCGCACGGCATTCCGCATATCTTCCCGCAGAATGTTCTGGCGGAAGCGGATGACGCAAAGCCTGCAAGCATGTCGCACCGTGAAGACTGGCGCGACCTGCCGCTGATCACCATCGATCCGGCGGACGCCAAGGACCATGACGATGCGGTTTATGCCGAACCCGACCCGTCGCCGGATAACCCGGATGGCGTGATCGTCACCGTCGCCATTGCCGATGTGTCTTATTATGTCCGATCCGGTTCGCCGCTGGATCGCGAAGCGCTGAAGCGTGGCAACTCGGTCTATTTCCCGGATCGCGTCGTGCCCATGCTGCCCGAGCGCATCTCCAACGATCTCTGCTCGTTGAAAGAAGGCGTGGACCGCCCTGCCATTGCCGTTCGCATGGTGTTTTCCAAGGAAGGTCGCAAGGCCTCCCACACCTTCCACCGCATCATGATGAAGAGCGCCGCAAAGCTCTCCTACCAGCAGGCGCAGGCCGCCATCGACGGCAAGCCGGATGACAAGACCGGACCATTGCTGGAGCCGATCCTGAAGCCCCTGTGGCATGCTTATGAGATCATGAAGCGCGGGCGGGATCGTCGCCAGCCGCTTGAACTCGACATGCCGGAGCGAAAGATTCTACTGCGTTCCGATGGCACGGTGGATCAGGTCATCATTCCCGAACGTCTCGATGCGCATAAGCTCATCGAAGAAATGATGATTCAGGCGAACGTTGCTGCGGCGGAAACGCTGGAAAAGAAGAAGCAGCCGCTGATCTATCGCATCCACGATGCGCCGACGCTTGCCAAGCAAGAAACGCTGCGCGAGTTTCTGGCAACGCTCAGCATTTCCATGGCCAAGGGTGGGCAGGTTCGCGCCAACTCCTTCAATGGTATTCTGGCCCGCGCCGTCGATACGCCGCACCAGATCATGGTCAACGAGATGGTGCTGCGCTCGCAAAGCCAGGCGATCTACAGCCCGGAAAATATCGGCCATTTCGGCCTGAACCTGTTGAAATACGCCCACTTCACCTCTCCGATCCGTCGCTATGCCGATTTGATCGTGCACCGTGCGCTCGTTGGTTCGCTGGGTCTGGGCGAAGGCGGCATCACGCCGCAGGAAGAAGCGACGCTGGACGATATCGCCGCTGAAATCTCGACTTTCGAGCGTCGCGCAATGGCGGCGGAGCGTGACACGATCAACCGCCTGATCGCCCACCATCTCTCCGAGCGTGTGGGCGAGGAATTCGAAGGCCGAGTCGGCGGTGTCACCAAGGCGGGACTATTTGTCGCGCTTCCGCAGTTTGGCGCGGACGGTTTCGTTCCTATATCTACGCTTGGAATGGATTACTTCATCTATGACGAGGCCCATCAGGCTTTGACGGGTGAAAAGACCGGCCTCGGTTATCAGCTCGGCGACACGGTTCAGGTTCGCTTGGCGGAAGCCGTGCCGCTGGCAGGCGCACTTCGCTTCGAGATATTGAGCGAAGGCCGCAAGATGCCGGCAGCCACGAGGTCGTTCCACAAGGCAACGCGCAAGGGCGGGCGCAACACGGCGAAACCGGGGACAAGGCCTCCACGCAAGAGACGGTAG
- a CDS encoding DUF983 domain-containing protein — protein sequence MSDSQTVQYGGAKEERPLGRSIMRGILSRCPACGSGRLFRAWLKPVDQCAACGEDLHHQRSDDLPPYISIMILGHVAVGGFMMTDTIFIVPMWVHLAIWVPITVLVALLTIQPIKGGVIGLQWALKMHGFGGEPEKKQIDGSSH from the coding sequence ATGAGCGATTCACAGACAGTGCAATATGGCGGCGCAAAGGAAGAACGGCCACTCGGGCGTTCCATCATGCGGGGAATCTTGAGCAGGTGCCCTGCCTGCGGCAGTGGTCGCCTTTTTCGGGCATGGCTGAAGCCGGTGGATCAGTGCGCCGCTTGCGGTGAGGATCTGCACCACCAGCGTTCAGACGACCTTCCCCCTTACATCTCCATCATGATCCTCGGCCACGTTGCCGTGGGCGGCTTCATGATGACGGACACGATCTTCATCGTCCCCATGTGGGTGCATCTCGCCATCTGGGTTCCAATCACCGTTCTCGTCGCGCTGTTGACGATCCAGCCGATCAAGGGCGGCGTCATCGGCCTGCAATGGGCGTTGAAGATGCACGGCTTTGGCGGTGAGCCGGAGAAGAAGCAGATAGACGGCTCTTCGCACTGA
- a CDS encoding NUDIX hydrolase, with protein sequence MIPLPPETIAEKPACLRPKDAASLILVDRSTGNPRILVGKRSSGHVFMPDVYVFPGGRRDPRDHALPFSGDLHPAVAHNLLRSASRPMTISGARALALAALRELHEETGLSFGSTPEQRNNPDLSKLRYVARAITPPGRVRRFDTRFFCCFTDEVGIDPETIQDSHELESLHWLDIRDNSSLNMAPITRMVLEDVTKFMIGDQTLQFESPVRQYFERRGKFIRGFL encoded by the coding sequence CTGATCCCCTTGCCTCCCGAAACCATCGCTGAAAAACCAGCCTGTCTGCGGCCCAAAGATGCCGCATCCCTCATCCTTGTCGATCGTTCGACCGGCAATCCACGCATTCTGGTCGGCAAACGCAGCAGCGGGCATGTCTTCATGCCTGACGTCTATGTGTTTCCCGGCGGTCGGCGTGATCCACGAGATCACGCCCTGCCCTTCAGCGGCGATCTGCACCCCGCAGTCGCCCATAACCTGCTGCGCTCCGCCTCGCGCCCGATGACGATTTCCGGTGCCCGCGCATTGGCGCTGGCCGCCCTCCGCGAACTTCATGAGGAAACCGGATTGAGCTTCGGCAGCACTCCCGAACAGCGGAATAATCCCGATCTTTCGAAGCTGCGTTATGTCGCCCGTGCGATCACGCCGCCGGGAAGAGTAAGGCGATTCGACACCCGATTCTTCTGCTGTTTTACCGATGAAGTGGGTATCGACCCGGAGACAATTCAGGACTCTCATGAGCTGGAAAGCCTTCATTGGCTTGACATTAGGGACAATTCCAGTCTGAACATGGCGCCGATAACGCGCATGGTTCTCGAAGATGTCACAAAGTTCATGATAGGTGATCAGACATTGCAATTCGAAAGCCCGGTGCGACAATATTTCGAGCGTCGCGGCAAATTCATTCGTGGCTTTCTATAA
- a CDS encoding MFS transporter, with protein sequence MSHPNCDADNIHWPSLIAATSAISAVGIAIGLGLPLLSLILERRGISSSMIGLNTAMAGVAAMIAAPLTSKLAHDYGVARTMLTAVVISAISAMGFYFAPDFWMWFPLRIAFHGATATLFILSEFWINAAAPPRKRGFVLGLYGTGLAVGFAVGPILFSTVGSEGITPFLVGCSIILLASIPIFLARGESPALDEKPNHHFARYIWLVPMASAAAFVFGAVQAGGLALFPIYATREGFNGAQAALFLTAMAIGNMTFQIPIGLLSDRMRDRRHLLGLMAFIGVCGTLALPFLVSNWIMVAVLLLLWGGCVSGMYTVGLTHLGSRLSGSDLAAANAAFIFCYATGTIAGPQTVGIAMDIFGTNGFAWALALFFGLYVVLSIARSVFRSKRT encoded by the coding sequence ATGTCCCATCCCAATTGCGACGCCGATAATATTCACTGGCCATCGCTCATTGCCGCAACTTCCGCCATCAGCGCCGTTGGTATCGCCATCGGCCTCGGGCTGCCGCTTCTAAGCCTGATCCTCGAGCGGCGCGGCATTTCCTCCTCTATGATCGGCCTGAACACGGCCATGGCCGGTGTCGCTGCCATGATCGCAGCGCCACTGACGAGCAAGCTGGCACATGATTACGGCGTGGCGCGCACCATGCTGACGGCGGTCGTCATCTCCGCAATCAGCGCCATGGGATTTTACTTCGCGCCCGATTTCTGGATGTGGTTTCCGCTGAGAATTGCCTTCCACGGTGCCACCGCAACGCTCTTCATTCTTTCGGAATTCTGGATCAACGCCGCAGCGCCACCGCGAAAACGCGGCTTCGTGCTCGGTCTCTACGGAACGGGGCTTGCCGTTGGCTTCGCCGTCGGGCCAATTCTGTTTTCCACGGTCGGAAGCGAAGGCATCACGCCCTTCCTCGTTGGCTGCAGCATCATTCTTCTTGCATCCATCCCCATCTTTCTTGCACGCGGCGAAAGCCCGGCACTGGATGAGAAGCCGAACCACCATTTCGCCCGCTACATCTGGCTGGTGCCCATGGCCTCTGCCGCCGCATTCGTCTTCGGGGCCGTTCAGGCTGGCGGACTGGCGCTGTTTCCCATCTATGCCACACGAGAGGGCTTCAACGGCGCTCAGGCGGCGCTGTTTCTCACGGCCATGGCCATCGGAAACATGACGTTCCAGATACCCATCGGCCTCCTCTCCGACAGAATGAGGGACCGCCGCCACCTGCTGGGGCTGATGGCCTTCATCGGCGTGTGCGGCACCCTTGCCCTGCCCTTTCTCGTGTCCAACTGGATTATGGTCGCGGTTCTGCTTCTGCTGTGGGGTGGCTGCGTCTCCGGCATGTACACGGTCGGCCTGACGCATCTCGGCTCGCGACTCAGCGGCTCGGATCTTGCTGCCGCAAATGCCGCCTTCATTTTCTGCTACGCGACCGGCACCATTGCAGGCCCACAGACGGTGGGAATTGCCATGGACATCTTCGGAACCAACGGCTTTGCATGGGCTCTTGCCCTGTTTTTCGGGCTCTATGTCGTTCTTTCCATTGCCCGTTCGGTTTTCAGATCAAAACGGACTTGA
- the rpmG gene encoding 50S ribosomal protein L33, whose translation MAKATTIKIKLLSTADTGTFYVTTKNSRTFTDKMTKTKYDPVVRKHVEFKETKIK comes from the coding sequence ATGGCGAAAGCTACAACAATCAAGATCAAGCTGCTGTCGACAGCCGACACCGGTACTTTCTACGTCACCACTAAGAACAGCCGTACCTTCACGGACAAGATGACGAAGACCAAGTACGACCCGGTCGTTCGCAAGCACGTTGAATTCAAGGAAACCAAGATCAAGTAA